From the genome of Carassius auratus strain Wakin chromosome 26, ASM336829v1, whole genome shotgun sequence, one region includes:
- the LOC113044334 gene encoding group XIIA secretory phospholipase A2, with product MPCRVTCVTLLLSAGILIHVIKAEEYTEEIKPPDWKKTLKSIRNGLHKIDQYLNVALDMIGGSDGHCVFKCNDGYTPVPRPNYKPSPPNGCGSPLFGFQFDIGLPSMTRCCNEHDLCYDTCGREKNDCDEQFQVCLGTICSYLQMTLGLSQSVQACQSAVTLLFDTVMHLGCKPYLDSQRSSCICHYEQKDEL from the exons ATGCCCTGTCGTGTCACCTGCGTCACACTGCTGCTCTCTGCTGGGATACTGATCCATGTGATTAAAGCCGAGGAGTATACTGAAGAAATTAAGCCTCCAGACTGGAAAAAGACCCTAAAATCCATCCGGAACGGACTCCACAAAATAGACCAATACCTTAACGTGGCTTTAGACATGATAGGAGGTTCAGACGGACACTGTGTCTTTAAGTGCAATGACG GATATACACCAGTTCCTCGTCCCAACTACAAACCATCTCCACCCAACGGATGCGGATCCCCTCTGTTTGGATTCCAG TTTGATATTGGGCTCCCATCAATGACCAGATGCTGTAATGAGCACGATCTGTGCTATGATACCTGTGGAAGAGAGAAAAATGACTGCGATGAGCAGTTCCAGGTCTGTCTGGGGACCATTTGTAGTTACTTACAAATGACACTGGGTTTGTCCCAAAGTGTGCAAG CCTGTCAATCAGCAGTGACTTTGCTCTTCGATACTGTGATGCACTTGGGATGTAAGCCGTACCTGGACAGCCAAAGATCATCCTGCATTTGCCACTATGAGCAGAAGGATGAGTTGTGA
- the LOC113044333 gene encoding store-operated calcium entry-associated regulatory factor-like isoform X2 — protein sequence MRSFVSGVLFLHFLLLIIPHISCWNDEAVLLRDVQVLTLNRGRYTTARRSSPVPQLQCVGGSAGCGSFVPEVVQCYNRGSDGIDTQWECKADMDNAYRFGRVEVSCEGYNSPNDAYVLRGSCGLEYTLELTAEGRQQHTHGSRGSSGFSDFASNFFQGFSNNKQQQSGGHSQQSNGQYPYQNGPSGDGVGGLIVVAFLLVVAYAVYKMFLCSPTHGHQGYSGDGPQGYSGTWDNSQGTEPPPPGFKPDYYSDHSNSRPGYGFSDEYTKPQSSWTGFTGGNTGGHTGGRGGGGFWTGMGTGGILGYLFGNQRRQPPMGSAGPSYTTTPSPAPKTSSGTRTASGFGGTKRR from the exons ATGAGGAGCTTTGTTTCCGGGGTTTTGTTTCTGCACTTCTTGCTGTTGATTATACCTCACATCAGCTGCTGGAATGacg AGGCCGTGTTACTGCGTGATGTTCAGGTGCTCACGCTCAACAGAGGACGCTACACCACTGCACGGCGCTCCAGTCCTGTCCCACAGCTGCAGTGTGTCGGAGGATCCGCTGGCTGTGGATCATTCGTTCCTGAGGTGGTCCAGTGTTACAACAGAGGATCAGATGGCATAGACACACAG TGGGAATGCAAGGCTGACATGGACAACGCATACAGGTTTGGTCGCGTGGAGGTATCCTGTGAAGGCTATAACAGTCCCAATGACGCGTATGTGCTGAGAGGCTCCTGTGGTCTGGAGTACACGCTGGAGCTCACGGCAGAAGGGAGGCAGCAGCACACACACGGCTCCAGGGGCTCGTCGGGCTTCTCAGACTTTGCCTCAAACTTCTTCCAAGGCTTTTCCAACAATAAGCAGCAGCAGAGCGGAGGCCATTCTCAGCAGTCTAATGGCCAGTATCCCTACCAGAATGGCCCGTCTGGTGATGGAGTGGGTGGGCTTATAGTGGTAGCTTTCCTTTTGGTGGTGGCATATGCTGTGTACAAGATGTTTCTGTGCAGTCCTACTCACGGCCACCAAGGTTACAGTGGAGATGGACCCCAGGGATACAGCGGGACATGGGATAACAGCCAGGGTACGGAGCCGCCTCCGCCTGGATTCAAACCGGATTATTACTCAG ATCACTCCAACTCAAGGCCCGGGTATGGCTTTTCTGATGAATACACCAAACCTCAGAGTTCTTGGACCGGTTTCACTGGTGGAAACACTGGAGGACACACTGGTGGACGTGGTGGGGGTGGATTCTGGACTGGAATGGGCACAGGTGGAATTCTGGGGTATTTGTTTGGGAATCAGAG ACGCCAGCCACCCATGGGCTCCGCTGGACCATCTTACACCACCACACCTTCTCCAGCACCAAAAACAAGCTCAGGAACACGCACCGCCTCAG GTTTTGGAGGAACTAAAAGAAGATGA
- the LOC113044333 gene encoding store-operated calcium entry-associated regulatory factor-like isoform X1 has protein sequence MRSFVSGVLFLHFLLLIIPHISCWNDEAVLLRDVQVLTLNRGRYTTARRSSPVPQLQCVGGSAGCGSFVPEVVQCYNRGSDGIDTQWECKADMDNAYRFGRVEVSCEGYNSPNDAYVLRGSCGLEYTLELTAEGRQQHTHGSRGSSGFSDFASNFFQGFSNNKQQQSGGHSQQSNGQYPYQNGPSGDGVGGLIVVAFLLVVAYAVYKMFLCSPTHGHQGYSGDGPQGYSGTWDNSQGTEPPPPGFKPDYYSADHSNSRPGYGFSDEYTKPQSSWTGFTGGNTGGHTGGRGGGGFWTGMGTGGILGYLFGNQRRQPPMGSAGPSYTTTPSPAPKTSSGTRTASGFGGTKRR, from the exons ATGAGGAGCTTTGTTTCCGGGGTTTTGTTTCTGCACTTCTTGCTGTTGATTATACCTCACATCAGCTGCTGGAATGacg AGGCCGTGTTACTGCGTGATGTTCAGGTGCTCACGCTCAACAGAGGACGCTACACCACTGCACGGCGCTCCAGTCCTGTCCCACAGCTGCAGTGTGTCGGAGGATCCGCTGGCTGTGGATCATTCGTTCCTGAGGTGGTCCAGTGTTACAACAGAGGATCAGATGGCATAGACACACAG TGGGAATGCAAGGCTGACATGGACAACGCATACAGGTTTGGTCGCGTGGAGGTATCCTGTGAAGGCTATAACAGTCCCAATGACGCGTATGTGCTGAGAGGCTCCTGTGGTCTGGAGTACACGCTGGAGCTCACGGCAGAAGGGAGGCAGCAGCACACACACGGCTCCAGGGGCTCGTCGGGCTTCTCAGACTTTGCCTCAAACTTCTTCCAAGGCTTTTCCAACAATAAGCAGCAGCAGAGCGGAGGCCATTCTCAGCAGTCTAATGGCCAGTATCCCTACCAGAATGGCCCGTCTGGTGATGGAGTGGGTGGGCTTATAGTGGTAGCTTTCCTTTTGGTGGTGGCATATGCTGTGTACAAGATGTTTCTGTGCAGTCCTACTCACGGCCACCAAGGTTACAGTGGAGATGGACCCCAGGGATACAGCGGGACATGGGATAACAGCCAGGGTACGGAGCCGCCTCCGCCTGGATTCAAACCGGATTATTACTCAG CAGATCACTCCAACTCAAGGCCCGGGTATGGCTTTTCTGATGAATACACCAAACCTCAGAGTTCTTGGACCGGTTTCACTGGTGGAAACACTGGAGGACACACTGGTGGACGTGGTGGGGGTGGATTCTGGACTGGAATGGGCACAGGTGGAATTCTGGGGTATTTGTTTGGGAATCAGAG ACGCCAGCCACCCATGGGCTCCGCTGGACCATCTTACACCACCACACCTTCTCCAGCACCAAAAACAAGCTCAGGAACACGCACCGCCTCAG GTTTTGGAGGAACTAAAAGAAGATGA
- the LOC113044335 gene encoding sodium/potassium/calcium exchanger 2-like has translation MDPVLPSVKLGSDRTPLQRNSKRHRVHHVRRKLRPSRIFGFILSISALSLFLSWSAFTFTLGPFPRWTPLTFLTNHDGLAESVPHRTVLSSVSEHNVSADVPIAMASSNEHKGDYPEDLFTLEERRQGAVVLHMFGMMYMFIALAIVCDEFFVPALTVITEKLQISDDVAGATFMAAGGSAPELFTSVIGVFISHSNVGIGTIVGSAVFNILFVIGMCALFSREILNLTWWPLFRDVTFYIIGLIMLIVFFLDNYITYVESIGLLLCYASYVTFMKYNVTVETVIKTKLLRNQVDDIEAPPKVIPDDENKLSAKPRLQRGGSSASLHNTLMRNSIFQLMIHTLDPLSEGRFKEKASILHKIARKKGQDEANGVVDKNLQNSTNVEVEVTPPMNGSAGAEAAEEEEEDEDQPLSLAWPDTPRKQATYLFIFPIVFPLWLSLPDVRRDTSKKLFPITFLGSISWIAIFSYLMVWWAHQVGETIGITEEIMGLTILAAGTSIPDLITSVIVARKGLGDMAVSSSVGSNIFDITVGLPFPWLLFSFLNDLTPVTVSSNGLFCAIVLLFLMLLFVIISIAVCKWKMSKLLGFLMFLLYFVFLVVSVMLEDKIIICPVSI, from the exons ATGGATCCAGTGCTCCCCAGTGTTAAACTGGGGTCAGATCGTACCCCTCTGCAGCGGAACAGCAAGCGTCACCGAGTGCATCACGTCAGGAGGAAACTACGTCCTTCTCGGATTTTTGGTTTTATTCTGAGCATCTCTGCCCTCTCATTGTTCCTGTCTTGGAGTGCCTTTACTTTCACTTTGGGCCCATTCCCAAGATGGACGCCACTCACCTTTCTCACCAACCATGATGGACTTGCAGAGTCAGTGCCACACAGAACTGTCCTATCTTCTGTCTCTGAGCACAATGTTTCGGCAGATGTGCCCATCGCTATGGCCTCATCCAATGAGCACAAGGGAGACTATCCAGAGGATCTGTTCACACTGGAGGAGAGGAGGCAAGGTGCAGTCGTGCTGCATATGTTCGGCATGATGTACATGTTCATTGCCCTTGCTATCGTCTGCGACGAGTTTTTTGTCCCCGCTCTCACCGTAATCACAGAAAAACTGCAGATCTCGGATGACGTAGCGGGTGCCACCTTTATGGCCGCTGGAGGCTCTGCTCCCGAGCTCTTCACCTCTGTGATCGGTGTGTTCATCTCACACAGCAACGTGGGCATCGGGACCATCGTGGGTTCTGCTGTCTTCAACATCTTGTTCGTCATCGGGATGTGCGCTCTCTTTTCACGCGAGATCCTCAACCTCACCTGGTGGCCTCTGTTCAGAGATGTCACCTTTTATATCATTGGACTTATTATGCTTATCGTTTTCTTCCTGGATAACTACATTACCTATGTCGAGAGCATTGGACTGTTACTCTGTTACGCAAGCTATGTCACTTTCATGAAGTACAATGTGACTGTAGAGACTGTAATCAAGACTAAATTGCTCAGGAATCAAGTGGACGACATTGAAGCTCCTCCTAAG GTTATCCCTGATGATGAGAATAAACTCTCG GCTAAACCCCGCCTCCAGAGGGGAGGAAGCTCCGCCTCCCTCCACAACACCCTCATGAGAAACAGCATCTTCCAGCTAATGATTCACACTCTCGATCCTCTCAGCGAAG GGAGGTTCAAGGAGAAGGCATCAATTCTACACAAGATTGCAAGAAAAAAGGGACAAGATGAGGCAAATGGTGTTG TtgacaagaatcttcagaacagcACTAATGTGGAGGTTGAAGTCACTCCACCTATGAATGGCAGTGCTGGAGCTGAG GctgctgaggaggaggaggaagatgaagacCAGCCTCTGAGCTTGGCTTGGCCAGACACACCGAGGAAGCAAGCAACATACCTCTTCATCTTCCCCATCGTCTTTCCATTGTGGCTGTCGCTGCCAGATGTTCGCAGAGAT ACATCAAAAAAGTTATTTCCGATCACATTTTTGGGATCTATTTCTTGGATTGCTATTTTCTCTTACCTGATGGTCTGGTGGGCTCATCAG GTTGGTGAGACTATTGGAATCACAGAAGAGATCATGGGTTTGACTATTCTAGCGGCTGGTACCTCCATTCCTGATCTCATCACCAGTGTTATTGTTGCTCGGAAGGGTCTCGGCGACATGGCCGTCTCCAGCTCAGTCGGCTCCAACATATTTGACATCACTGTGGG CCTGCCTTTTCCATGGCTGCTCTTTTCATTCCTGAACGACCTGACTCCAGTGACCGTGAGCAGCAACGGCCTGTTCTGCGCCATCGTTCTGCTCTTCCTCATGCTCCTCTTCGTCATCATCTCCATCGCTGTGTGCAAGTGGAAGATGAGCAAGCTGCTGGGTTTCCTCATGTTCCTGCTCTACTTTGTGTTCCTGGTGGTCAGCGTAATGCTGGAGGACAAGATCATCATCTGCCCGGTCTCCATTTGA